A genomic segment from Pseudosulfitobacter sp. DSM 107133 encodes:
- a CDS encoding helix-turn-helix transcriptional regulator, with translation MAIEVRLAVLLAERRISGKALAEHVGITEANLSLLRQGKVKGVRFETLARVCEFLDCQPGDLLVYVPDQENA, from the coding sequence ATGGCGATCGAGGTAAGACTGGCCGTACTGCTGGCCGAGCGTCGGATCAGCGGGAAAGCGTTGGCCGAGCATGTGGGCATCACAGAGGCGAACCTGTCATTGCTTCGTCAGGGCAAGGTCAAAGGCGTACGCTTTGAAACCCTGGCCAGGGTTTGTGAATTTCTTGACTGCCAGCCAGGAGATCTTCTGGTTTATGTGCCGGACCAGGAAAATGCATAG
- a CDS encoding GGDEF domain-containing protein — protein sequence MSGSHDMTKVLDVLCPMHVMINGTGHITHVGATLRKLCPDLDWIGARFLEVFALKRPRAVTSITNLRDSAGIKLHLQLRDTPATELKGVAVKFGEAGALIVNLSFGISVVAGVQNYDLTHADFAPTDLATEMLYLVEAKSTAMEAWRKLNLRLQGAMIAAEEQAFTDTLTGLKNRRAIDHVLTRAIERGTQFALMQLDLDFFKLVNDTLGHAAGDHVLQTVARIMVDETRTEDTVARLGGDEFVIVLPDVRDVSALRRIGSRLIQRLEEPMPFEEHDCCISASIGTVFYEPGSGADMRSLLEDVDVALYASKRAGRGRQTFYSADLRRGLDAPEVESRAAS from the coding sequence ATGAGCGGTTCGCACGATATGACCAAGGTGCTGGATGTGCTGTGCCCGATGCATGTCATGATCAACGGTACGGGGCATATCACCCATGTCGGGGCGACCCTGCGCAAGCTGTGCCCGGATCTCGACTGGATCGGCGCGCGATTTCTAGAGGTTTTTGCGCTGAAACGGCCCCGCGCCGTGACCAGCATTACCAATCTGCGCGACAGTGCCGGGATCAAGCTGCACCTGCAATTGCGCGATACGCCCGCGACCGAGTTGAAGGGCGTCGCCGTCAAATTCGGCGAGGCGGGCGCGCTGATCGTGAACCTGTCCTTTGGTATCTCTGTGGTGGCCGGTGTTCAGAACTATGACCTGACCCATGCGGATTTTGCACCCACCGATCTGGCCACCGAAATGCTTTATCTGGTCGAGGCGAAATCAACCGCCATGGAGGCGTGGCGCAAGCTGAACCTGCGGCTGCAAGGGGCGATGATCGCCGCCGAGGAACAGGCCTTTACCGACACGCTTACGGGGCTGAAGAACCGCCGCGCGATAGATCATGTTCTGACACGCGCGATTGAACGGGGCACCCAGTTTGCGTTGATGCAACTGGATCTGGATTTCTTCAAACTGGTCAACGATACGCTGGGCCATGCGGCGGGCGATCATGTGTTGCAGACGGTGGCGCGGATCATGGTGGACGAGACCCGCACCGAAGACACCGTCGCGCGGCTGGGGGGCGACGAATTTGTGATCGTCCTGCCCGATGTGCGCGACGTTTCGGCATTGCGCCGGATCGGCAGCCGCCTGATCCAGCGGCTTGAGGAACCCATGCCCTTTGAAGAGCACGATTGCTGCATCTCGGCCAGTATCGGCACGGTGTTTTACGAACCGGGCTCCGGCGCTGATATGCGCAGCCTGCTGGAAGACGTGGACGTGGCGCTGTATGCCTCGAAACGCGCGGGGCGCGGGCGGCAGACCTTTTACAGTGCCGATCTGCGTCGCGGGCTGGATGCGCCCGAGGTTGAAAGTCGCGCGGCAAGTTAA
- a CDS encoding heme NO-binding domain-containing protein: MHGLIYRAIQCFVTDSYGPEKWAEAATLADLGFVEFESMLIYDDALAPTVVAAVCAVLERNEADLMEDVGTYLVSHPKTEGLRRLMRFGGVTFVELLHSLDDLQDRAQLAVSDLILPHIELHEYSASRFSLICGTTIPSFGHVMMGLLRSMADDYGVLALLEIEGGAQGMETVSITLVETEFAEGRRFALGAHAL; encoded by the coding sequence ATGCATGGGCTAATCTACCGCGCGATACAGTGCTTTGTGACCGACAGCTACGGCCCCGAAAAATGGGCCGAAGCCGCGACACTTGCCGATCTGGGCTTTGTCGAGTTTGAATCGATGCTGATCTATGATGATGCGCTGGCGCCGACAGTTGTCGCGGCTGTCTGCGCTGTTCTTGAGCGCAACGAAGCCGATTTGATGGAAGATGTCGGCACCTATCTGGTCAGCCACCCCAAGACCGAAGGCCTGCGGCGCCTGATGCGCTTTGGCGGCGTGACATTTGTGGAACTGCTGCATTCACTGGATGATTTGCAGGACCGCGCACAGCTGGCGGTCAGCGATCTGATCCTGCCGCATATCGAGCTGCACGAATATTCGGCCAGCCGCTTCAGTTTGATTTGCGGCACCACGATCCCCAGTTTCGGCCATGTGATGATGGGGCTGCTGCGGTCGATGGCCGATGATTATGGCGTTCTGGCGCTGCTGGAAATCGAAGGAGGCGCGCAAGGTATGGAAACCGTGTCGATCACATTGGTTGAAACCGAATTTGCGGAAGGGCGTCGGTTTGCGTTGGGGGCACATGCGCTATGA
- a CDS encoding trimethylamine methyltransferase family protein has translation MADAPPRRTRSGGRAGAARRRGGEVIEQMPWNPPLLVDRPVEPLSEEGVFAIHDGAMRILEEIGIEFLNHEALEILRTAGCTIDGENVRMGRDMVMEYLALAPDSFTLTPRNPAHALTIGGNHMNFGNVSSPPNYWDMELGRKVPGTREMCRNLLKLSQYFNCIHFVGGYPVEPVDIHASVRHLDVLYDKLTITDKVAHAYSLGPERVEDVMEMVRISGGWTHEEFEASPKMYTNINSTSPLKHDIPMLDGWMRLARRNQGLVVTPFTLAGAMAPVTMSGAVAQSLAEALCAVVLAQIIRPGAACAIGTFTSNVDMKSGAPAFGTPEYMRATQMTGQMARFYKLPMRSSGVCAANVPDGQAMWETSNSLWAAVQSGSHMVYHAAGWLEGGLIASPEKFIMDCEVLQQIQRYLDPALWATGPDEIALDAIKAVGNSGHFFGIQHTQDRYTTAFYQPFLSDWKNYEGWEAAGAVWTPERAHHIFKDIIANFEEPPMDDAIRAELADFVARRKSEGGAPTDF, from the coding sequence ATGGCAGATGCACCCCCACGCAGAACACGCAGCGGCGGCCGCGCAGGCGCTGCCAGACGTCGTGGCGGCGAAGTGATTGAACAGATGCCATGGAACCCGCCCTTGCTGGTGGACCGTCCGGTTGAACCGCTGAGCGAAGAGGGGGTGTTTGCGATCCATGACGGCGCGATGCGTATTCTCGAAGAGATCGGCATCGAATTCCTGAACCACGAGGCGCTGGAAATTCTGCGCACCGCGGGCTGCACCATCGACGGTGAAAACGTGCGCATGGGGCGCGACATGGTGATGGAGTATCTGGCGCTGGCGCCTGACAGTTTTACGCTGACGCCGCGCAATCCGGCCCATGCGCTGACCATCGGCGGCAACCACATGAACTTTGGCAACGTGTCCAGCCCGCCCAACTATTGGGATATGGAGCTGGGCCGCAAGGTGCCTGGCACCCGTGAAATGTGCCGCAACCTGCTGAAACTCAGCCAGTATTTCAACTGTATCCACTTTGTCGGCGGCTATCCTGTTGAACCTGTCGATATTCACGCCTCGGTGCGCCACCTTGATGTGTTGTATGACAAGCTGACGATCACCGACAAGGTCGCCCACGCCTACAGCCTTGGGCCGGAACGGGTCGAGGATGTGATGGAAATGGTGCGCATTTCCGGCGGCTGGACCCATGAAGAATTCGAAGCCAGCCCCAAGATGTATACCAACATCAACTCGACCTCGCCGCTGAAACACGACATTCCGATGCTGGACGGCTGGATGCGGCTGGCGCGACGCAATCAGGGGCTGGTGGTTACGCCGTTTACGCTGGCCGGAGCCATGGCCCCGGTGACCATGTCCGGCGCGGTGGCGCAATCTCTGGCCGAGGCGCTGTGCGCCGTGGTGCTGGCCCAGATCATCCGCCCCGGCGCGGCCTGTGCCATCGGTACCTTTACCTCGAACGTCGATATGAAATCGGGCGCGCCGGCCTTTGGCACGCCGGAATATATGCGCGCGACCCAGATGACCGGTCAGATGGCGCGGTTCTACAAGCTGCCGATGCGCTCCAGCGGTGTCTGTGCGGCCAACGTGCCGGACGGGCAGGCCATGTGGGAAACCTCGAACAGCCTGTGGGCGGCGGTGCAATCGGGCTCGCATATGGTCTATCACGCGGCGGGCTGGCTTGAGGGCGGGCTGATCGCCTCGCCTGAAAAATTTATCATGGACTGCGAAGTGCTACAGCAGATCCAGCGCTATCTGGACCCGGCCCTTTGGGCGACAGGGCCGGATGAAATTGCGCTGGACGCCATCAAGGCGGTCGGCAATTCGGGGCATTTCTTTGGCATCCAGCACACACAAGATCGTTATACCACAGCGTTTTACCAGCCGTTCCTAAGTGATTGGAAGAACTACGAGGGCTGGGAAGCCGCAGGCGCGGTCTGGACGCCCGAACGGGCGCACCACATCTTCAAGGACATCATCGCCAATTTCGAAGAGCCACCGATGGACGATGCCATTCGTGCGGAACTGGCAGACTTCGTCGCCCGTCGCAAATCCGAAGGCGGCGCACCGACGGATTTCTAG
- a CDS encoding diguanylate cyclase — MHAKILIVDAIATNRIVLKVKLAAAQYHVFQGTSVADAARQAAVAPPDLIICAAALPDGTAADLAGLLNAGTQQGKVPVLAIDSSSNAAARLDLLEAGVEDVITDIYHDTLLLARVRNMLRAHNAATEWEIRDDTTRALGFAEDHILFLKVPEITLVGKDQVQSTRAAAALRPHIKARLTAGVPQTALTRRKSADAGAAAGSSDIFILYADQTNAEQMLSLVSSIRSHPVTRHSAILFLSPDDAPMLAARALDLGVNALTHSNPDPRELKIRVQVLMQRQHVADRLRATVRTGLEAAVSDPLTGLHNRRYAMPHLARLAERAGNAGRPFALMLADLDHFKRVNDVYGHATGDTVLVETARRLRENLRAVDLLARVGGEEFLIVMPGVGLGDARRAARRLCRQIGNTPFDTAGPMPAIKVTVSIGLAIGGLPSDAALAEQDPEEAARVLMERADKALYAAKVKGRNCVTLSRPAA, encoded by the coding sequence ATGCATGCCAAGATCCTAATCGTGGACGCGATTGCGACCAACCGGATCGTGCTCAAGGTGAAACTTGCAGCCGCACAGTATCATGTGTTTCAGGGCACCAGCGTAGCCGATGCCGCACGTCAGGCGGCTGTCGCGCCCCCCGATCTGATTATCTGCGCCGCTGCTTTGCCCGACGGCACCGCCGCAGATCTTGCCGGTTTGCTGAACGCCGGCACACAACAAGGCAAGGTGCCCGTACTGGCGATTGATTCCAGCAGCAATGCAGCCGCACGGCTGGACCTGCTTGAAGCCGGGGTCGAGGATGTCATCACCGACATATACCACGACACGCTGTTGCTGGCGCGGGTGCGCAATATGTTGCGGGCGCACAATGCGGCGACAGAATGGGAAATCCGTGACGACACGACGCGCGCGCTTGGCTTTGCCGAAGATCACATTCTGTTTCTGAAGGTGCCCGAGATCACCCTTGTTGGCAAAGACCAGGTGCAAAGCACACGCGCTGCGGCTGCCCTGCGCCCCCACATCAAGGCACGGCTGACAGCGGGGGTGCCGCAAACGGCCCTGACGCGCCGCAAAAGTGCCGACGCGGGTGCGGCTGCGGGCAGTTCCGACATTTTCATCCTGTATGCCGACCAAACCAATGCTGAACAGATGCTGTCGCTGGTGTCATCCATCCGCTCGCACCCCGTGACACGCCACAGTGCAATCCTGTTCCTGTCACCGGATGATGCGCCCATGCTGGCTGCGCGGGCGTTGGACCTGGGGGTGAACGCCCTGACACATTCCAACCCCGATCCCAGAGAGCTGAAGATCCGGGTTCAGGTGTTGATGCAACGCCAGCATGTGGCCGACAGGTTGCGCGCCACTGTGCGCACGGGACTGGAAGCCGCGGTAAGCGATCCGCTGACGGGGCTGCACAACCGGCGCTATGCCATGCCGCATCTGGCACGGCTGGCCGAACGGGCCGGAAACGCAGGCCGGCCCTTTGCGCTGATGCTGGCCGATCTGGACCATTTCAAACGGGTCAACGACGTTTATGGTCACGCAACCGGCGATACTGTGCTGGTCGAAACGGCCCGGCGTCTGCGCGAAAACCTGCGCGCCGTGGATCTGCTGGCGCGGGTCGGCGGCGAGGAATTCCTGATCGTCATGCCCGGTGTCGGTCTGGGGGACGCGCGCCGCGCGGCCCGTCGGCTGTGTCGCCAGATTGGCAACACGCCTTTTGATACGGCCGGACCGATGCCTGCGATCAAGGTCACCGTCAGTATCGGCCTTGCCATTGGCGGCCTGCCCAGCGATGCCGCATTGGCGGAACAAGACCCGGAAGAGGCCGCGCGGGTGTTGATGGAACGCGCTGACAAGGCGCTGTATGCAGCCAAGGTAAAGGGCCGCAATTGCGTCACGCTGAGCCGGCCGGCAGCTTAG
- a CDS encoding HAD family hydrolase: MNEIKGIIFDKDGTLFDFAATWEAWAKAFLMRACQGDPERATDVGHSIGFDLSEGRFSRDSIVIGGTVGEVAAVLAPQFPEHTESGLLDLLNDEAAKAPQAEAVPLAALLAALRARGLQLGVATNDAQAPTLVHLTGAGVVDYFDFIAGFDSGYGGKPAPGQLLAFCADRGLDPQSVVMVGDSTHDLHAGRAARMRTVAVLTGLADTATLAPLADAVLPDIGHLPAWLDAQALGLST; the protein is encoded by the coding sequence ATGAACGAGATCAAGGGCATCATCTTTGACAAGGACGGCACGCTGTTCGATTTCGCTGCAACATGGGAAGCCTGGGCCAAAGCCTTTTTGATGCGCGCCTGTCAGGGCGACCCTGAGCGTGCCACCGATGTGGGTCATAGCATCGGGTTTGACCTGTCCGAGGGCCGCTTTTCCCGCGACAGCATCGTGATCGGCGGCACCGTCGGTGAAGTGGCGGCCGTTCTGGCACCGCAGTTTCCTGAACACACAGAATCCGGTCTTCTGGACTTGCTGAACGATGAGGCCGCGAAAGCGCCACAGGCCGAGGCGGTGCCGTTGGCCGCCCTGCTTGCGGCCTTGCGCGCGCGTGGATTGCAACTGGGGGTGGCCACCAATGATGCGCAGGCCCCGACCCTGGTCCATTTGACCGGCGCGGGCGTGGTTGACTATTTTGACTTTATTGCCGGTTTTGACAGCGGATACGGCGGCAAGCCCGCACCGGGGCAATTGCTGGCCTTTTGCGCGGACAGGGGGCTGGACCCGCAGTCGGTCGTGATGGTGGGGGACAGTACCCACGACCTGCACGCAGGGCGCGCCGCCCGGATGCGCACGGTTGCCGTGCTGACTGGTCTGGCCGACACGGCAACTCTGGCGCCCTTGGCCGATGCGGTTTTGCCTGATATCGGCCATTTGCCCGCGTGGCTGGATGCGCAGGCGCTGGGGCTTTCGACCTAA
- a CDS encoding DUF2975 domain-containing protein → MKADARTSRIIVLSRHLRLALLILAVLHPAIVFTVVATMSDAQLALAATGQPLAGQGLPFDTRMLVTGLSIIPAFILSVGLLGIRPVLGDMQSGRAFGKATFQGLRRLAIAVVIGTTVKIVSVPLITMALTWQAEETQMAVSLGLGDLQVLILGAAIWLLAWVMAEGYDLASENAQFV, encoded by the coding sequence ATGAAGGCCGACGCTCGCACATCCCGGATCATAGTGCTCTCTCGCCATCTGAGGCTGGCCCTTTTGATTTTGGCCGTCCTGCACCCCGCAATCGTGTTCACTGTGGTTGCGACGATGAGCGATGCACAGCTTGCCCTCGCAGCCACTGGACAGCCGCTTGCCGGTCAGGGGCTTCCTTTTGATACACGTATGTTGGTGACAGGCCTCTCAATCATCCCGGCGTTTATTCTCTCGGTCGGGCTGCTAGGCATACGTCCAGTGTTGGGCGACATGCAGTCCGGGCGGGCTTTTGGGAAGGCAACATTTCAGGGCCTGCGTCGGCTGGCGATAGCGGTTGTGATTGGCACAACGGTCAAGATTGTAAGCGTTCCCTTGATCACCATGGCTCTGACCTGGCAGGCCGAAGAAACGCAAATGGCGGTCTCGCTCGGTCTTGGCGATCTCCAGGTGCTGATCCTGGGCGCAGCGATTTGGCTCTTGGCCTGGGTGATGGCCGAAGGCTACGATCTGGCCTCAGAAAACGCACAGTTTGTCTGA
- a CDS encoding DUF1289 domain-containing protein, producing the protein MPKLPSPCIDVCKYKRAGHCIACSMTKPQKKTFKTLKKEDQRHGFVQLVMTQQAQMGKFKAWPAVYEKKCRKKGVPAPLLPEG; encoded by the coding sequence ATGCCCAAACTGCCCAGCCCCTGCATTGACGTGTGCAAATACAAACGCGCAGGCCATTGCATCGCCTGTTCGATGACAAAGCCCCAGAAGAAGACGTTCAAGACGCTGAAGAAAGAGGACCAGCGGCACGGCTTCGTCCAACTGGTCATGACGCAGCAGGCGCAGATGGGCAAATTCAAGGCCTGGCCGGCTGTGTATGAAAAGAAGTGCCGCAAGAAGGGCGTGCCGGCGCCGCTGCTTCCTGAAGGGTAA
- a CDS encoding imelysin family protein: protein MKRLFLTTAISLTATASFADTRTDVLANYADIAAATYGDSLTTAQALQVAVDALVADPSETNLIAARTAWKAARVPYQQSEVFRFGNPIVDDWEGGLNSWPLDEGLIDYVDASYGGATDENEAAALNVIANPTFTLSGKEIDATEITPDLLKNTLQEADGVEANVATGYHAIEFLLWGQDLNGNGPGAGNRPWTDYATGDACTNGNCDRRGAYLQAATQLLVSDLEWMSAQWADGGDARANVMADENAGISAMLTGMGSLSYGEQAGERMRLGLMLNDPEEEHDCFSDNTHNSHYYDGLGIQNVYLGSYTRVDGSTVSGPSLSELVADADAALDTEMRLKLAITMRELGEIKSTAEAGMAYDQMLQAGNAAGEELVMGGVNALIDQTRSIERVVTVLDVDGIAFEGSDSLDNPGAVFE from the coding sequence ATGAAACGCCTGTTTTTGACGACCGCAATCAGCCTGACGGCCACGGCGTCGTTCGCCGACACCCGCACCGATGTGCTGGCCAACTACGCCGACATCGCCGCCGCGACCTACGGTGACAGCCTGACCACAGCGCAGGCTCTGCAAGTCGCCGTTGACGCGCTGGTTGCAGACCCGTCCGAAACCAACCTGATCGCCGCGCGCACCGCCTGGAAGGCCGCCCGTGTGCCGTACCAGCAAAGCGAAGTCTTCCGCTTTGGCAACCCGATTGTCGACGACTGGGAAGGCGGGCTGAATTCGTGGCCGCTGGACGAAGGGCTGATTGACTATGTCGATGCATCCTATGGCGGGGCCACCGATGAAAACGAAGCCGCTGCGCTGAACGTGATTGCCAACCCCACATTCACCCTGTCGGGCAAGGAAATCGACGCAACCGAAATCACCCCCGACCTGCTGAAGAACACCCTGCAAGAGGCTGACGGTGTCGAGGCGAACGTGGCCACCGGCTATCACGCCATCGAATTCCTGCTGTGGGGTCAGGACCTGAACGGCAACGGACCCGGCGCGGGCAACCGCCCGTGGACCGACTATGCCACCGGCGACGCCTGCACCAACGGCAACTGCGACCGGCGCGGCGCTTACCTGCAAGCGGCAACGCAATTGCTGGTATCCGATCTGGAATGGATGAGCGCGCAATGGGCCGACGGCGGTGACGCGCGTGCCAATGTGATGGCGGACGAGAACGCGGGCATCTCGGCAATGCTGACCGGCATGGGCAGCCTGTCCTATGGCGAGCAGGCGGGCGAACGGATGCGTCTGGGCCTGATGCTGAACGATCCCGAGGAAGAGCACGACTGTTTCTCGGACAACACCCACAACAGCCACTATTACGACGGTCTGGGCATCCAGAACGTGTACCTTGGCAGCTATACCCGCGTCGACGGCTCTACCGTCTCCGGCCCGTCGCTGTCGGAGCTTGTGGCCGACGCTGATGCCGCGCTGGACACCGAAATGCGCCTGAAACTGGCGATAACCATGCGCGAGCTGGGCGAGATCAAATCGACTGCCGAAGCCGGCATGGCCTATGACCAGATGCTGCAAGCGGGCAACGCGGCGGGCGAAGAGCTGGTGATGGGTGGCGTCAACGCCCTGATCGACCAGACACGGTCCATCGAGCGCGTGGTCACGGTGCTGGATGTGGACGGGATCGCCTTTGAAGGCTCCGACAGCCTCGACAACCCCGGTGCAGTGTTCGAGTAA
- a CDS encoding DUF3572 domain-containing protein, giving the protein MTERNSAETVALQALAWLAGNEDLLPVFQGASGAGADDLRNGASDPTFLGSVLDFVMMDDVWVVAFCDSVGLPYDAPMRARAALPGGEQVNWT; this is encoded by the coding sequence ATGACTGAGCGAAATTCCGCAGAGACGGTGGCCTTGCAGGCGCTGGCATGGCTGGCGGGCAACGAAGACTTGTTGCCGGTGTTCCAGGGGGCCAGCGGTGCAGGGGCGGATGATCTGCGAAACGGCGCGTCCGATCCGACCTTTTTGGGGTCGGTTCTGGATTTTGTGATGATGGACGATGTCTGGGTTGTCGCGTTTTGTGACTCTGTGGGGCTGCCTTACGATGCGCCGATGCGCGCGCGCGCTGCCTTGCCCGGCGGGGAACAGGTGAACTGGACATGA